In Raphanus sativus cultivar WK10039 unplaced genomic scaffold, ASM80110v3 Scaffold1593, whole genome shotgun sequence, the genomic stretch AGTATCAATCACTCTCCCTCGTTTCCAAGCAGTTCCGGTCACTTGTTTCTTCACCTGAACTATACATAAGACGATCCTTATTAGGCTTCAGCGAACACCGCTTATATGTTTTCCTCTATGACGACAAATCACGTGATCAAAGTTTGTATGTTCTCAGCCGGAAACCCAACGGCAAATGCCGCTTGGTCCTTATCCATTTGGTTCCCGCTATGAATCCTGAGGCGAGATTCCTCGCTGTAGGCTCGAGCATTTATGTAATTATGTGTTTGGTGGTGGGAAAGAAGATAAGACGAGAGATAGCGTGTTAAGAATTGACTGTAGATTTCACATTGTGGAACACCTCCCCAGAATGCCTGTGCGCATGTCTTATATAGTTGCTGACGTCATCGATGGGAGAATCTACATAATAGGAAAGGACTACGACGAGTGgaagcagaggaagaagaaggtgatGGTGGTGttcaatataaaagaaaaaatgtggGAGCCTGCGATGATAATACCAGACATAGGTCTAGATGAGGATTGGAATGATTGTGTTGTGATGGATGATAAGATGTACATGAGGGATTATCGTAAAGGCTTTGTTTACAAGCCAAAGGAGGGTAAATGGGAAAGGGAAGATATGCTGAGTTCTAAGATGGGGAGTGACACGTGTGTCCTTGATGATGTATTGTACTATTTTGATAAGCTGGAGTTAAGAGCACATGATTCAAAGCAGAGGTGTTGGGGTGTGGTTAAAGGTTTGGAAAAATTGTTGTCTAAGACTTGTAGTTCAGATTCAGAAAAATTAGTTCAGATAAGTACTGCGAGCTACGGTGGGAAACTGGATTTGtgtttttctaaagaaaaaccGTTTTATTCTAAAGGAGTTTGGCGGGGCAGAATATAACGAAGATTTCGTGTGCAGAGATTTCGCTGGAAAGACGTCAAGGAGGAGAGATTTTGGGTAAAGTTGAGTGGTGTCATCGGCTTCTGATTGCTAAGAATGTTATGGTGGGAAAATTGTTAGTTGTTTTTGTCTGATGCTAGGAACATAGTCGAATTTGAGAATCCATAACAAAGTGGTAGATCTCAGCACTaaagtttatttgttttgtttttattgttttatccAAATGACCAAATGAGTTTTCTATTTCGTTATCCTAAATGgattttaatgtagtttttaaactaaaactgttatgtaccagattgtgatcgacataaccggaccaACCAGGACCGTACTgaccgcaggagataatgcttatcgactgttgtatttatccacttaggataaacacgacctgatgtatatatatatatgtaagacccctggtcgagattaataacaaaaaacatgttttcccACTTAGTTtcataacacgttatcagcacgagactctgaAATTACGAGCTacctcaaaaaccctaattgacgACGCCAATTCAAACAGCTCTTTCTCTCAAAACCCTACAGATCCAGACAAcgattaatatatcaaattaaagatcttgacgagacgaatccaacgccgttggcctcgcctctatctgactccggacgcgccctcacgctctattctaagacgcgccgtcaaatgacctaaaaccctgaaattctaaaactcatcCGACGACTTCAAAACCGTTCGTtttctcaaaccgtaaggatccagacgacgtgtaaaatataaaattgaggCTCTTGACGTGAAGAATCCATCACCGCAAACCTCGTATCAATCCGATCTCAAACGCGCCCTCAAGCTCCGTTATAACCAGCGCCGTCAACTGCCATAAACCCtaatctcttcttttgttttacaatttgtGTTTAATCATTATTCTAACTTGTTTTTGACTCTTGTGTTTAAGGTTTAACCAAGATCAAATCCTTGATTCATAAATTCCATTCAACCCAATTGGAGGTTAAGAAGAGGCGACCAACTCCTGATCTgttccggtcatgcagttcgcgaTCCGACTATTTCCTGCTCTCGGTGGTCCGGTTCTACAAACATCAAAGTTTAGGTAATTAAAATTCTGAAACCTAAAAGAGAATCCATACTGAATttggttgattgataaaggTTTAAGGCCACTAAAATTTGCAAAATTCCAAATCCTACGATAATACATCCCAAAACTCTTTGAGTAAGTTGGAGCTTTTAAGTTCAATAGAGATTGTTTCTAACAACTAAACTCAAAACCCGAATGGTTTTGAATCTCACAGCCTGATCTATTGATCTATAAAGTaactaaaaccctaaatatgacctattatatattatgttctaaaaattaattaaaattcatgataatctcCTAAAAATCCCAAAGTTAGTTTTCCATCATCAGAATCCAACCCATTGATCTGGAACTATGTGGAAAATGATTTTTCGATTTCTGGTCAGAAATTGACCTCTTCAAATAAATtcctaaaattaattaaaactcaCCAAAACTCATGATAAATCCTAACTAAGAAACCCTATAAGTAGTTTCatcaaattcgtttttaatcacATAGTCATAGTGTAAATTTTTCATATCGAAAAAACTGCATAAAAAGTGTGTGATTGTTTGAAGCGTTTGAATCACCTAGAAACGATTGTTAGAATCTCATTCTGATTTTGGTTGAATCATTAGAGATTGCTAGAAAAAATTCGGATTTTTTCAGATTGCTAAATtgcaaattttactttttctaaaACTTTCCGGTTTTGTGAAAATTGACTTTTATGGTTTCTGAAAATTTCCATATTAGTATTAGAATAATGGAAGATTGCTAAAACTTGTTTAAAACCATAATTGAATGTTTCCAAATTGCTAGAATGCAaaattaacttttctaaaaaCTTCCGTCTTTGAGAAATTGTCTTTTATAATTTgctggaaactttccatttttcttttgaaagatTAGAAAAATGCTATAATTGTTAAGattgatctgtttttttttttgaagtcaTATAATGACTATTCAGATCAATGGtttcgaaaataattattaaaaagtgaAACCCTATGTTTTcgataccctaaaccctatttTATTTCTCTAGAATCcgataacattttaaataatctagaaTCAATAGTTTgatctgattttattttttttagctcATCTTGATCATATAGACAATGATTGCTAAGGTTGCATcatgaaataattttttattgtttgatcaTATGAGAAAATCGGATTGCtagtttgaaagaaaaatcggaTTGCATTGCATAAATTCAAAGCTCGAAAGAAACAAAAGTCGCATTGCTATATTGACTAAAAATAAATCGGattgaattatataatttagaggttgaaagaaaccaaatcacattgcataattacaaggttgaaagaaacccaAAAATGTATTGTTTGAATCCGattataagtcaaataataagactctaaaatctatattttcagatgtCGATATTGGATTATCCAGCCcttaatctctctggagataattatttaaaatgggcCAGAACACTGTAATTGTCCTGAAGATAAGAGGACTTGACAAATCTATCATCAAAGGCGAATAtgcaactgaaaatgaaaaatatggggcATTAACAATTATTCGCCAACATTTCACTGAGGATCTCAGAGATCAGTATCTAAATATTGAGAACCCTctagacttttggatagagttaaaatccagatacacaatagtgttattaccaaaggctAGACATGAGTGGATAAATCTCAGATTTTGGGACTTTAAGTCCGTAGATGAATATAACTCAGTTCTAGTCAAAACCgtttctaaattgaaactatgtggtgaagaggtAACAGATGAAGATTTACTAGAAAAGACTTTCCTCACAGCTGATCCAAGGGATCTATTGTTACAATATACCTACAGAGAAAAAGGTTTCACCACTTATACTAATTTGATCTCGTATCtattacaagctgagaagaataGTGAGATGCTAAAGAaaaccagtgagatgagacttccTGAAACCAATAAGGCTGGAGAGAATAAGGATGAATCCAAAGAAGCCATGGCCAAAATGATAAATGGAGTGGCCGGCTTATACATTGCCTAAAGAATCAAGATTTCGAcattctgattttatgttttaatttgtttgtcatttacaattttattataagagttgttttagttttatattaccTTGTTTGATTTGCTTGATAatttcttgattgataaatgacaaatgaaaatttaaaaatgagtatagtaaattaaaatcatccgaccaaaggcattgccAAAAGAaggcatgaattattcacccaaataaaagaTCCATTTGCGTTATaaagttttgaaaatgaatggtttccacattgaaccaatgtgaaaaggaaataaaaagttcctttaaaattataaataaaaatcgtcCAAGGCATAGAAATGGCCGAGACTATACTCCTgactgatctaaactatgctaaaagatcagtatgataaaggcaaaaggcctaggtaaccagataggttgaccacaaaattttatacactttatggcatgactgcaCTAGCCATCCatgtctttaaaattgatgcaaaagATTGATATTgcaaaaggcacaaaagagttatcccaaagaatctcacgttgtttaacatgtacacaagggaaactcataaggctataatgttccaagcatctaaaagatttatagcatgttcatgagggggagaaatgacactctcgtggtccatgaacaacactaaaaatccgattgacatggtctatgaccatgatagaacttggctgaattctttgtgatacaaagatcactagctaatgtttgggaacacatggatttacatgtaataaaaatatgcatcaggccatataaagtgagcatagatattctcatctaagaatgataaagggtcatgatccagacatagaccatcctaagagattatgtatagaccaccacaataatatgtgccgtctaggatgaaATCTCATaaaaagatgagataagattgggaatatatgttggatatgagaatgctttctcccacgattttataagaaaccttgagccaaatatgggtgatcagattaaggccaggtttacggattgcattattaaatccgactatccaacatcagggggagaaagaaataagctggtacaagtataaagaaatggaatggtattaaccatccttgtcttggcaagatcctcggaccagagaatatgatttaagacgtccaaagaaagatcatacaaagctagctaaaagaat encodes the following:
- the LOC108845295 gene encoding F-box/kelch-repeat protein At4g38940-like — its product is MSSKIKRKNESQAPSLITSIPEDILARVPRCEYQSLSLVSKQFRSLVSSPELYIRRSLLGFSEHRLYVFLYDDKSRDQSLLEHLCNYVFGGGKEDKTRDSVLRIDCRFHIVEHLPRMPVRMSYIVADVIDGRIYIIGKDYDEWKQRKKKVMVVFNIKEKMWEPAMIIPDIGLDEDWNDCVVMDDKMYMRDYRKGFVYKPKEGKWEREDMLSSKMGSDTCVLDDVLYYFDKLELRAHDSKQRCWGVVKGLEKLLSKTCSSDSEKLVQISTASYGGKLDLCFSKEKPFYSKGVWRGRI